The following proteins are encoded in a genomic region of Reichenbachiella sp.:
- a CDS encoding ChbG/HpnK family deacetylase: protein MNKVIFTADDYGAIPAIDQGIIKAVNAGKINSVAAFSNHHQFESKLKTLLDECDARKFEIGCHLTISSGKPVSGRKIGLLTRRGTLSLRKGKYFKKYTQMRRTRHVNRELNDLHYELSKQVEQFDRINVPISHLSCHHNTLFFFKDYHEVFFQVAKENGLAVRSPLNIPKAMNDLYMSMVVLRMFDNMSKENRHRILTHTRSMRAFLAHYNDLPKMPIALNTVHYGPLALPTNNLTDQEIDSFADEKNLALREDLSMDAPEEEVMEYVFHLIDDDYAKLDEFCKQTKFSNSKYTGIDSGYFDSRMAEQRALLNFDLSTLVSFQSWTNL from the coding sequence ATGAACAAAGTAATTTTTACAGCAGACGATTATGGGGCGATCCCAGCTATAGATCAGGGAATAATTAAAGCTGTAAATGCCGGGAAGATCAATTCAGTAGCTGCTTTTTCAAACCACCATCAATTTGAATCTAAACTTAAGACATTGCTTGATGAGTGTGATGCTCGAAAATTTGAAATAGGATGTCATCTCACGATATCTTCCGGTAAACCAGTGTCGGGAAGAAAAATAGGCCTACTGACTCGAAGAGGGACGCTAAGTTTACGCAAAGGAAAATACTTTAAGAAGTACACACAAATGCGCCGTACCAGGCATGTCAACAGAGAACTAAATGACTTACACTACGAACTCAGCAAACAAGTTGAACAGTTTGATAGGATCAATGTTCCAATCTCTCATTTAAGTTGTCACCACAATACTTTATTTTTCTTTAAGGACTATCATGAAGTTTTTTTCCAGGTGGCTAAGGAAAATGGCCTTGCCGTTCGTTCTCCTTTGAATATTCCTAAGGCCATGAATGACTTATATATGTCTATGGTGGTACTCAGAATGTTTGACAATATGAGCAAAGAAAATAGACATCGTATCCTTACACACACAAGAAGCATGCGAGCGTTTCTAGCTCATTATAATGATTTGCCAAAAATGCCGATTGCGCTCAATACGGTGCATTATGGACCTTTGGCACTCCCAACAAACAATTTGACGGATCAGGAAATTGATTCTTTTGCAGACGAAAAAAATCTTGCGTTACGTGAAGACCTTAGTATGGATGCACCAGAAGAGGAAGTAATGGAATATGTATTTCATCTGATAGATGATGACTATGCCAAGCTGGATGAGTTTTGTAAGCAAACGAAATTTTCAAATTCCAAATATACCGGTATTGATTCGGGTTACTTCGATAGTCGAATGGCTGAACAGCGAGCATTACTCAATTTTGATTTGTCTACGCTAGTCTCATTTCAATCTTGGACGAACTTATAG
- a CDS encoding HAMP domain-containing sensor histidine kinase: MKNKVRDTILKRSSFIILMLLILSAFALLRMLATHQDIDDVARIDLPLVEILTQIETNQLEQSINFERAIRYAEEFDKNQFAEEHFVRADSTFRYLAALVDQDLLDADEQVQQALKNTTSSSQLSKLKTLEVALKKLESEHTSYEKHAIEVLELLEQRDLETAMLKSEKVESEENEFNGQIEGVLMRLEMFTEAQVESVEQEEEMSMQWIVVLTIFFTTLSLVAVYTFSYKIWVPLEQIRKGAERLGAGNLDTRIQLKPESITEDLVDAFNNMADRLQDAQEEIERFTHFSYSTAHDLKAPVNNMKSLIEMLENTKMGDNSYDTVLKNVKRSAEQLSMTVNALNDVNHLRASLNQDPQLVSFDKVLAEVAQGMLQDIKDSNATFKKDFSACKQINYPPLHLKSIMQNLLTNAVKYKNPEKPLVIELKTEVNKGRVSLIVKDSGLGFDAVKYQKEIMKPFVRLHSHVNGSGLGMYIISTILSYHHGELLVDSRPKQGAKFTVHLNEMD, from the coding sequence ATGAAGAATAAAGTAAGAGATACCATATTGAAGAGAAGTAGTTTTATCATTTTGATGCTACTCATACTAAGTGCTTTTGCTTTGCTTAGAATGCTGGCTACGCATCAGGATATAGATGATGTAGCTCGAATTGATTTGCCTTTAGTCGAAATTTTGACGCAGATAGAAACCAACCAGTTGGAGCAATCTATCAACTTTGAAAGAGCCATTCGATATGCAGAAGAATTTGACAAGAATCAGTTTGCAGAAGAACATTTTGTTCGTGCAGATAGTACGTTCCGATACTTGGCGGCCCTGGTAGATCAGGATTTGCTTGATGCAGATGAGCAGGTACAGCAAGCATTGAAAAATACTACCAGCAGCAGCCAGCTGTCTAAACTGAAAACACTGGAAGTGGCTTTGAAGAAATTGGAATCTGAGCATACTAGTTATGAAAAGCATGCCATTGAGGTGCTCGAACTATTGGAACAAAGAGATTTAGAGACTGCCATGCTAAAATCTGAAAAAGTGGAATCTGAAGAAAATGAATTCAATGGACAAATAGAAGGTGTATTGATGCGTTTGGAGATGTTTACAGAAGCTCAGGTAGAGTCGGTTGAACAAGAAGAAGAAATGTCAATGCAGTGGATAGTGGTGCTCACGATATTTTTTACAACTCTTTCATTGGTAGCTGTTTATACTTTTAGTTATAAGATTTGGGTACCGCTAGAGCAAATCAGAAAAGGAGCTGAAAGACTTGGGGCAGGCAATCTTGATACTCGTATTCAATTGAAACCGGAAAGTATCACTGAGGATTTGGTTGATGCATTCAATAATATGGCTGACCGCCTGCAAGACGCACAAGAAGAGATAGAGCGCTTTACGCATTTTTCATACAGTACAGCACATGATTTAAAGGCGCCAGTTAATAATATGAAGTCATTGATTGAAATGCTGGAGAATACCAAAATGGGAGACAATAGTTATGACACAGTCTTGAAGAATGTGAAGCGTAGTGCGGAGCAATTGTCCATGACCGTAAATGCGCTTAATGATGTGAATCACCTCAGAGCTTCATTAAATCAGGATCCTCAGTTAGTCTCTTTTGATAAGGTTTTGGCTGAGGTGGCTCAAGGCATGCTTCAGGATATTAAGGATTCAAATGCGACCTTTAAGAAAGATTTTTCTGCGTGTAAACAGATTAATTATCCTCCATTACACTTGAAGAGCATCATGCAGAATCTGCTGACTAATGCAGTGAAGTATAAAAATCCAGAGAAGCCTCTGGTTATCGAACTAAAAACTGAGGTGAACAAAGGAAGGGTATCACTAATAGTGAAAGACAGCGGATTAGGCTTTGATGCAGTAAAATATCAAAAGGAGATTATGAAACCATTCGTTAGGTTGCATTCACATGTCAATGGGAGTGGTCTTGGAATGTACATCATTAGTACGATCTTGAGCTACCATCATGGCGAACTATTGGTGGATAGCCGTCCAAAGCAAGGGGCTAAATTTACAGTTCATCTCAACGAAATGGACTAG
- a CDS encoding OmpA family protein: protein MRIFSIVFLTFALATNLHAQNFADAFKDGGRYFKHSRYDEAIEKFNEALKYNSRSDKAWFYLAMSFKRNNQAEQASIAFEKLRAVNPDYNPVQYFEGGEVFIELNRLSRAERYYEKFLDMYPDIPKNQLKRHEAKNRLIYAQTSRSVREQPNTTSDPVLVSQLNSSYNDYAPQVNPMGTRLYFTSVRPGGFDNVQDSSRTNHYGEDIYVSNIVNDSWSKPMMLPEPINSINDDFGSAFTGDGQTMVYVRCGGDESVGNCDLYITTLDGTKWSEPVNMGNVVNSEDWESQPTISSDGTRIIFTSSRDGGYGGADLYMTEINHLGDWGIPQNLGSTINTPLSDNSPFLAADGKTLYYATSGHPGYGGVDIFYSVFENGKWAKPINLGAPINSSGEDKNFSISGSGKAYFSSSRDSDSYNIYETELPDYLKPKPTAVIQGLVANANTNEPLGALVMIEDIDTGELIAINKSNSESGEYLVVLPAGRNYSVSASKDGYFFYSQSFDLPKDTTYQEITKDIGLEPIEKGTKVVLNNIFFESGRAELKPISYVELNKAAELLQQNGTMVIEVGGHTDNLGSEDSNLRLSQARANAVVDYLKLAGIEEARLQAKGYGESVPLEDNSTAEGRKANRRTEFVIVEF from the coding sequence ATGAGAATATTTAGTATAGTTTTTCTAACATTTGCACTTGCTACTAACCTTCATGCACAAAACTTTGCGGACGCTTTTAAAGACGGAGGGAGGTATTTTAAGCATTCCCGATATGATGAGGCAATCGAAAAATTCAATGAAGCCTTAAAGTACAACAGTAGGTCTGATAAGGCTTGGTTTTACCTGGCTATGTCCTTTAAAAGAAATAATCAAGCGGAGCAAGCATCTATTGCATTTGAAAAACTAAGAGCTGTGAATCCAGATTACAACCCAGTTCAATATTTCGAGGGTGGTGAGGTCTTTATTGAATTGAATAGGCTGTCAAGAGCTGAAAGATACTATGAAAAGTTTTTGGACATGTATCCTGATATTCCAAAAAATCAGCTCAAAAGACACGAGGCTAAAAATAGGTTGATTTATGCTCAAACGAGTAGATCAGTAAGGGAACAACCGAATACAACATCAGATCCAGTTTTGGTATCTCAACTAAATAGCTCGTACAACGATTACGCTCCACAAGTTAATCCTATGGGTACAAGGCTCTATTTTACGAGCGTCCGACCTGGTGGATTTGATAATGTACAGGATAGTTCTCGAACCAATCACTATGGCGAGGATATTTATGTGTCTAATATTGTAAACGATTCTTGGAGTAAACCGATGATGCTCCCAGAACCAATCAATTCTATTAATGATGATTTTGGATCAGCATTCACAGGAGATGGACAAACGATGGTGTATGTACGATGTGGAGGAGATGAAAGTGTAGGGAATTGTGATTTATACATTACCACATTAGATGGAACCAAATGGTCTGAACCAGTAAATATGGGGAATGTGGTAAACAGTGAAGATTGGGAGTCGCAACCAACAATTAGCTCGGATGGAACCAGAATTATTTTCACCTCATCTAGAGATGGTGGTTATGGAGGGGCGGACCTTTATATGACAGAAATTAATCATTTAGGTGATTGGGGGATACCTCAGAACTTAGGAAGTACAATCAATACGCCTTTAAGTGATAATAGTCCATTTTTGGCTGCGGACGGAAAGACTTTATACTACGCTACCAGTGGACATCCTGGTTATGGCGGAGTTGACATATTTTACAGCGTTTTTGAGAATGGTAAATGGGCGAAGCCCATCAATCTAGGTGCTCCAATCAACTCATCGGGTGAAGATAAGAATTTTAGTATTTCGGGTTCTGGAAAAGCATACTTTTCTTCTTCCAGAGATAGCGATAGCTACAATATTTATGAAACCGAGTTGCCGGATTATTTGAAACCAAAGCCAACTGCAGTTATACAAGGTTTAGTGGCTAATGCTAATACGAATGAACCCTTGGGTGCTTTGGTGATGATTGAAGACATTGATACCGGTGAATTGATCGCTATCAACAAGAGTAATTCCGAAAGCGGAGAGTATTTGGTGGTTTTGCCAGCTGGTAGGAATTATAGTGTATCTGCCAGTAAAGATGGCTATTTCTTTTATTCTCAGAGCTTTGACTTGCCGAAAGACACTACTTATCAAGAAATCACTAAGGATATTGGGCTCGAGCCAATTGAAAAAGGCACTAAAGTGGTGCTCAATAATATATTCTTCGAATCAGGTAGAGCAGAGCTGAAGCCAATCAGTTATGTAGAGCTTAATAAAGCTGCTGAACTTCTTCAGCAAAACGGAACTATGGTGATTGAGGTAGGTGGCCACACGGATAACTTGGGTTCTGAAGATTCAAACCTTAGACTATCACAGGCGAGGGCGAATGCCGTGGTAGATTATTTGAAATTAGCAGGAATAGAAGAAGCCCGACTTCAGGCCAAAGGATATGGAGAATCAGTACCACTAGAAGACAATAGTACTGCTGAAGGACGGAAGGCCAACCGACGAACAGAATTTGTTATTGTTGAATTCTAA
- a CDS encoding two-component regulator propeller domain-containing protein — MKGHLAFVLFSFFIVKVACGQEAGFDPKDPIRNISLAQWTAEDGLSSNNLTHVFQDSKGLLWITSFNGVMMYDGERVEIYDINNLDLLETDGFYTVTEDDNGVIYLGSQGSGLIKYFNGIFSKVESRSGHLPKSIPSLLVSQTGALYIGSNNQGLYKLTDNDVEWIDIPSLNKSTISSVKEDSEGRIWVATEGQGLFCLRNDKLEKHLSTNEGLHDNYIESLACTSDGLLMIASTKGLQYIDRNGLLISIDELSDVYINYLFVDEWNSVWAGTENGLARWSGELNKVDWVYGKKGLDLVRLSSIMIDRENSLWLTSSRIGLVRLKESRLTNLMEPDISSNRINILHESWDGNLYIGTDQNQLDIYRDGNYDRIKITTDLAGNGVRDIYHDKDGTFWLATYVGVIHKDGEKETLYSTANGMPANNFRLVLKDKKGFFWFGSRSGGLVKFKDGVVHEIFDNENKLESNFILSIAESSNGNLLIGTHSGGISVLDSSGEVSTYHLKEDDAGVLLFNIDLMSDSTALVTANVGLLFFDGFHLVPVKLTSDRRSKTFFDLVDDGKNNFWVTTNLGILQIDKSDWDSYMSNKIEELPYIVLDENSGMNNKECTGATRSLLTTEGKVMVPTLGGVCEISPNNLRVDNSPPDVLIRSVLVDDEELPIQNEFTVIEPGALRYIFEFAVISYTAPERNQFRYKLEGFEKEWSSSDYSGRVEYTNLPPGKYTFKVVGANESNIWNTNPTTFSFRVKPFFYQTIWFYLLILALMIGIFLIIYKWRISFINRQNVELKKVNAELDRFVYSASHEIRSPLSSILGLINLARLGEPNKQAEYFDHIEKSVNRLDDFIHDIVDYSRNARLGIEIEEVDFETMISNILEDISHTENFERIHHEVSYSLENTFYSDPKRLKIVLSNIITNAFKHHQPERVDHPSVSIEVSGNKQEAQIVVQDNGPGIEKNHVPKVFKMFYRATTRSEGSGLGLYIVEETLAKLQGSIDVKSKLGEGSTFKISVRNLKTLFEK; from the coding sequence ATGAAAGGACATCTTGCTTTTGTATTATTTAGCTTCTTTATAGTCAAGGTTGCATGTGGACAAGAAGCTGGTTTTGACCCCAAAGATCCCATCCGAAACATAAGTCTGGCACAATGGACTGCTGAAGACGGCCTTTCTTCCAACAATCTCACACACGTATTTCAAGACTCCAAAGGACTTTTATGGATCACTTCATTCAATGGAGTGATGATGTATGATGGTGAGCGTGTCGAGATTTATGATATCAACAATTTGGACCTGCTTGAAACAGATGGTTTTTATACGGTTACAGAGGATGATAACGGAGTGATCTATTTAGGCTCACAAGGGAGTGGCCTGATTAAATACTTCAATGGTATTTTTTCTAAGGTAGAAAGCCGGTCTGGCCATTTACCTAAATCTATTCCTTCACTTTTAGTCAGTCAAACCGGAGCGCTTTATATCGGAAGCAATAATCAAGGGTTGTATAAACTAACAGACAATGACGTTGAATGGATTGATATTCCATCTTTGAATAAAAGTACCATTAGTAGTGTTAAAGAAGACTCCGAAGGGCGAATCTGGGTGGCTACTGAAGGCCAAGGCCTTTTTTGTTTGCGAAATGACAAACTGGAAAAACACTTATCGACTAACGAAGGATTACACGATAATTACATTGAAAGCCTGGCATGCACTAGTGATGGCTTATTGATGATAGCATCAACAAAGGGGCTACAGTATATTGATAGAAATGGCTTGTTAATCTCAATTGACGAGTTGTCCGATGTCTATATCAATTACTTGTTTGTAGATGAGTGGAATTCAGTGTGGGCCGGGACTGAAAATGGCCTTGCTCGTTGGTCTGGAGAGCTAAATAAAGTCGATTGGGTCTATGGCAAAAAAGGCCTTGACTTGGTTCGGTTAAGCTCCATCATGATAGATCGAGAGAATAGTCTATGGTTGACTTCAAGTAGGATAGGCTTGGTGAGATTAAAAGAGAGCAGACTCACAAACTTAATGGAACCCGATATCTCAAGTAATCGAATTAATATTCTGCATGAGTCGTGGGATGGAAATTTGTATATAGGTACTGATCAGAATCAGCTGGATATATATAGAGATGGCAATTATGATAGGATTAAGATTACAACTGACTTGGCAGGTAATGGGGTGAGAGATATTTACCATGATAAAGATGGCACGTTTTGGTTGGCCACGTATGTAGGTGTAATTCACAAAGATGGAGAAAAGGAAACGTTGTATTCCACAGCTAATGGAATGCCGGCTAATAATTTCCGATTAGTGCTGAAGGATAAGAAGGGATTCTTTTGGTTTGGTTCAAGGTCTGGTGGTTTAGTGAAGTTCAAGGATGGTGTGGTCCATGAAATCTTTGACAATGAAAACAAATTGGAATCAAATTTTATACTCAGCATTGCAGAATCTTCAAATGGGAATTTATTGATTGGCACTCATAGTGGTGGCATTTCTGTTTTAGATTCATCAGGAGAAGTTTCAACTTATCACCTCAAAGAAGATGATGCTGGTGTTCTGTTATTCAATATTGACTTGATGTCTGATAGTACAGCATTGGTGACTGCCAATGTGGGACTACTTTTTTTTGATGGTTTCCATTTAGTACCAGTTAAATTAACTTCTGATCGGAGAAGTAAAACATTTTTTGATCTGGTAGATGATGGTAAGAATAATTTTTGGGTCACCACCAACTTAGGGATTCTTCAAATTGATAAATCAGACTGGGATAGTTATATGAGTAATAAAATTGAGGAGCTTCCTTATATTGTTTTGGATGAAAATAGTGGGATGAACAACAAAGAATGTACAGGAGCCACGCGATCATTATTGACCACCGAAGGTAAGGTAATGGTTCCTACGTTAGGAGGTGTTTGTGAAATTAGCCCAAATAATCTACGTGTGGACAATTCTCCTCCAGATGTATTGATTAGATCTGTACTAGTTGATGACGAAGAATTGCCTATCCAAAATGAGTTCACGGTAATTGAGCCAGGAGCGCTAAGGTATATTTTTGAATTTGCTGTTATTAGTTACACAGCTCCGGAGCGGAATCAATTTAGATACAAGCTCGAAGGTTTTGAAAAGGAGTGGAGTAGTTCAGACTACTCTGGCCGAGTGGAATACACAAATTTACCGCCAGGGAAATACACTTTTAAAGTAGTAGGTGCTAACGAGTCTAATATATGGAATACGAATCCTACAACCTTTTCATTTAGAGTTAAGCCCTTTTTCTATCAAACGATATGGTTCTACCTTTTGATATTGGCACTAATGATTGGTATTTTTTTAATTATTTATAAATGGAGAATTTCATTTATCAACAGGCAAAATGTAGAGTTGAAAAAGGTGAATGCCGAATTAGACCGCTTCGTATACAGTGCTTCTCATGAGATTCGATCTCCTCTATCTTCGATTTTAGGTTTGATTAATCTGGCAAGATTGGGGGAGCCTAATAAACAGGCGGAGTACTTTGACCATATAGAAAAGAGCGTCAATAGACTGGATGATTTTATCCATGATATTGTAGACTACTCCCGAAATGCTCGATTGGGAATTGAAATTGAAGAAGTGGATTTTGAAACTATGATTTCTAATATCCTTGAGGATATCAGCCATACTGAGAATTTTGAAAGAATCCATCATGAGGTGAGTTATTCTCTGGAGAATACGTTTTATAGTGATCCGAAAAGACTAAAAATTGTTTTAAGTAATATTATTACAAATGCATTTAAGCATCATCAGCCAGAAAGGGTGGACCATCCTTCCGTCTCAATTGAAGTTTCAGGAAATAAACAGGAAGCTCAAATTGTAGTGCAGGATAACGGCCCGGGCATTGAAAAAAACCACGTGCCTAAGGTGTTTAAAATGTTCTATCGTGCAACCACTAGAAGTGAGGGGTCAGGGTTAGGTCTGTATATAGTCGAGGAGACATTAGCCAAATTACAGGGTTCGATAGATGTTAAGTCAAAATTAGGAGAAGGTAGTACCTTTAAAATATCAGTAAGAAACCTGAAAACATTATTTGAGAAATAG
- a CDS encoding ABC transporter permease — MLKNFLKITLRNLFKNKLYSAINIMGLSIGIVCSILIWLWVSDELSFDKFIPKYKNLHQVWVHATFDNKINTWQSIPLPTYEAMKTAHSSVVNSVVTGWGGDRLLTVDDTRLLKRGYYASEEFLEMFEYPLLSGDPAIVLDDPHSIVISESLAQTLFKNEDPLGQVIRFEDQVNLNVTGILKDVPANSSFEFEFLVPWKQREMLSEWVVRNKTNWGNYSFQVFVELNDEKAQGAVDEAIATMLADNGEDDMPRTLFLHPLEKWRLHSNFINGEIKEGRNDHVKLFSVIAIFILIIACINFMNLATARSERRAREVGIRKSLGSTRKYLILQFIGESLIISLISFVLAVLLAELVLPAYNNLVDKSLFINYKSLEFWQIGLGIVFITGVLSGSYPAFYLSSFRPVETLKGTIKIGKGATSPRKVLVVMQFGFSILLLVSTVVIFRQIELVKDRDLGYDQSNLISVDYSDELAENYDVLKNQLLQSGAVDAVTRSNSRITSINSNNFLSWPGKPENLKVIFTTISTEYDYTKTMGIDVLHGRDFSKEFVTDTSAIVINKAALDLMGLEDPIGTTLDLWGDKRQLIGVVDNVIMGSPYKEVKPMFMIVNPDWINAITVRLKNNNNLNENLKTVEAIFDRYNPAYPFDYQFADVEFQRKFDTINMTQRLATIFSLLAIFITGLGLFGLASFTAEQRTKEIGIRKVLGASITGLIALMSKDFSKLVLIGFALSAPITWYLLDQYLDRYPIRVDVQWWIFPVIGFIALIFSLLIVGNQALRVARSNPATSLRDE; from the coding sequence ATGCTTAAGAACTTTCTAAAAATAACTCTCAGGAACTTATTCAAGAATAAACTTTACTCAGCGATTAACATTATGGGACTGTCCATTGGTATCGTCTGTAGTATACTTATTTGGCTTTGGGTTTCAGATGAATTGTCCTTTGATAAGTTTATTCCAAAATACAAGAACCTGCACCAGGTGTGGGTGCATGCCACATTTGACAATAAAATAAATACCTGGCAATCTATTCCGTTGCCTACCTATGAGGCCATGAAGACGGCTCACAGTAGTGTGGTAAATTCTGTAGTGACGGGGTGGGGCGGTGATCGTTTGCTTACTGTAGATGACACACGATTGCTTAAGCGAGGATATTATGCAAGTGAGGAATTTTTGGAAATGTTTGAGTATCCACTGTTGTCGGGCGATCCAGCAATTGTTTTAGATGACCCGCATTCTATTGTCATTAGTGAATCATTAGCTCAAACACTTTTTAAGAATGAAGACCCATTAGGTCAAGTGATCAGATTTGAGGATCAGGTCAACCTTAATGTTACAGGTATTTTAAAGGATGTACCAGCTAATTCATCTTTTGAATTTGAGTTCCTGGTTCCCTGGAAACAGAGAGAGATGCTGAGCGAATGGGTAGTTAGAAACAAGACCAATTGGGGTAATTACTCTTTTCAAGTTTTTGTGGAACTGAATGATGAAAAAGCTCAGGGTGCAGTAGATGAAGCAATTGCCACCATGCTTGCGGATAATGGTGAAGATGATATGCCGAGAACACTCTTTTTGCACCCCTTAGAAAAATGGCGGCTGCACTCCAATTTTATCAATGGAGAAATTAAAGAGGGCAGGAATGATCACGTAAAACTCTTTTCAGTAATTGCCATATTTATTTTGATCATTGCTTGCATCAATTTTATGAATTTAGCCACTGCTCGTTCAGAAAGACGCGCTAGAGAAGTAGGTATTAGAAAGAGTCTAGGATCGACCAGAAAATATCTGATTCTACAATTCATAGGAGAGTCATTAATCATCTCTTTAATCTCTTTTGTATTGGCTGTTTTATTAGCAGAGCTTGTACTTCCTGCTTATAACAATCTGGTGGACAAGTCATTGTTTATCAATTACAAATCATTAGAATTTTGGCAAATAGGGTTAGGTATTGTTTTTATCACGGGTGTATTATCAGGAAGTTATCCAGCGTTTTACTTATCCTCCTTTCGACCAGTAGAAACGCTCAAGGGTACCATCAAAATTGGGAAAGGCGCAACTTCCCCGCGTAAAGTGCTTGTAGTGATGCAGTTTGGTTTTTCTATTTTGTTACTCGTGAGCACAGTTGTGATTTTCAGACAGATTGAGTTGGTGAAAGATAGAGATTTGGGTTACGACCAATCCAATCTAATTTCAGTCGATTATAGTGATGAGTTGGCTGAAAATTATGATGTTTTGAAAAATCAATTGTTACAGTCTGGTGCCGTCGATGCGGTCACTCGTTCCAACAGTAGAATCACTTCAATCAATTCAAATAATTTCTTAAGCTGGCCAGGCAAACCTGAAAATCTAAAGGTCATATTTACTACAATTTCTACCGAATATGACTACACCAAAACTATGGGTATAGACGTACTTCATGGTCGTGATTTCTCTAAAGAATTTGTAACTGATACTTCGGCTATTGTGATTAATAAGGCTGCACTTGATTTGATGGGATTAGAAGACCCTATTGGTACTACGCTTGACTTATGGGGCGATAAGCGACAGCTGATAGGAGTAGTTGACAATGTGATTATGGGCTCTCCTTATAAAGAGGTTAAGCCAATGTTTATGATCGTGAATCCCGATTGGATAAATGCTATTACAGTTAGGCTCAAAAACAATAATAATCTGAATGAGAATTTAAAAACTGTGGAAGCGATATTTGATCGATATAATCCAGCATACCCATTTGATTATCAGTTTGCCGATGTTGAATTCCAGCGAAAGTTTGACACAATCAATATGACTCAAAGGCTAGCCACTATATTTTCACTACTTGCCATTTTTATTACAGGTCTGGGCTTGTTTGGTTTGGCATCTTTTACCGCAGAGCAAAGGACCAAAGAAATCGGAATTCGAAAAGTATTAGGTGCTAGTATAACTGGTCTTATTGCACTCATGTCGAAGGACTTTTCCAAGTTGGTTTTGATCGGGTTTGCATTATCCGCTCCGATTACCTGGTATTTGCTTGATCAATATCTCGATCGGTATCCTATACGTGTGGATGTCCAATGGTGGATATTTCCAGTGATAGGTTTCATAGCATTAATTTTTTCTTTGCTGATCGTTGGCAATCAGGCACTTCGAGTAGCACGATCAAATCCTGCAACGTCCTTAAGAGATGAATGA
- a CDS encoding PAS domain-containing protein, whose translation MVRTKAKHKTLLQLSRSDYLHNGRFKDLVHEVLVALTFELDVERAGFWVLNQETGALKNLFLYQKEEDEFVKGHTFERSTSPNFFEAIKTKLIIKIDDAVEGKLTDEIKTSYIRPNDIKSMLGIQVWYKEVILGVVFVEKTNNMHRWTTHDKIYLTTAASYISQSYSSQLRIKEKGLRQLTEASYHSVFKDSPVPMLIYDPDSFTVLDANNGAISLYGYDLDEFRQLTLMDLRADAGNTSKSSDLDYEQKLGTKWEKSEWQHRKKDQSQFTVEISGHSTTYRESRARIAVAIDITRDKKQREEKEAVIAKLEDYAFYASHNIRRPISSILGILDLVKMSWDDRESYEELMANLQIATMDLDEVIRVMNAKLDLD comes from the coding sequence ATGGTTAGGACAAAAGCAAAACACAAAACTTTATTACAGCTTTCTAGATCGGACTACTTGCACAATGGTAGGTTCAAAGATCTTGTGCATGAAGTTTTGGTCGCACTTACTTTTGAATTAGACGTAGAACGTGCGGGTTTTTGGGTCTTAAATCAAGAAACAGGAGCACTCAAAAACCTTTTCTTATATCAAAAGGAAGAAGATGAATTTGTAAAAGGCCACACTTTCGAAAGAAGCACCAGTCCAAATTTCTTTGAGGCCATTAAAACGAAATTAATTATCAAAATTGATGACGCGGTTGAAGGAAAGCTTACTGATGAAATAAAAACTTCCTACATCAGACCAAACGATATCAAGTCAATGCTTGGCATTCAAGTTTGGTATAAAGAGGTCATTCTGGGTGTAGTTTTCGTGGAAAAGACCAACAATATGCATCGGTGGACTACTCATGATAAAATTTATCTCACTACAGCTGCATCATATATATCGCAATCCTATAGTTCACAACTTCGAATCAAAGAAAAGGGATTGCGCCAACTCACAGAGGCGAGTTACCACTCAGTGTTTAAAGATAGCCCTGTTCCGATGCTGATATACGATCCCGACTCATTTACGGTACTAGATGCTAATAATGGTGCAATATCATTGTATGGCTATGATTTAGACGAATTCAGACAATTGACTTTGATGGATTTAAGAGCTGATGCTGGCAATACCTCTAAATCTTCAGATTTGGATTATGAACAGAAGTTGGGTACTAAGTGGGAGAAATCAGAATGGCAGCATAGAAAAAAAGATCAGTCACAATTCACTGTTGAGATATCTGGGCATTCGACTACCTATAGAGAAAGCCGTGCGCGTATAGCTGTGGCTATAGACATTACCAGAGATAAAAAACAAAGAGAAGAGAAGGAGGCAGTCATTGCAAAACTTGAAGACTACGCTTTTTATGCTTCGCACAACATAAGAAGACCGATATCATCTATTTTGGGTATTTTAGATTTGGTTAAAATGTCCTGGGATGATAGAGAGAGTTACGAAGAACTAATGGCCAACCTACAGATAGCAACGATGGATTTAGATGAGGTGATAAGAGTAATGAATGCTAAATTAGACCTCGATTAA